One genomic region from Camelus bactrianus isolate YW-2024 breed Bactrian camel chromosome 3, ASM4877302v1, whole genome shotgun sequence encodes:
- the LOC141577212 gene encoding trafficking protein particle complex subunit 9-like gives MSIPDYVQCAEDYETFPVVVKPVGIISEENFFCIYKRISLVSQISPCSSQGTLCMHYRHHYAPKNGWSGFQTHLKLSSRAPTWLSIYEDCRVVEKRIEDFTESLFILLKSKWLDGAPDNSGDKIPLLCILFEKEDFMGLDTDSRAL, from the exons atgagcatccctgactacgtgcagtgtgctgaggactatgagacttttcccgtggtggtcaaaccagtggggatcatctcagaggagaatttcttttgcatctataagcgaatctctttggtgagccagatcagcccgtgcagctcccagggcaCACTCTGTatgcactacaggcaccactatgcgcccaagaatggatGGAGCGGCTTCCAGACCCATCTCAAG ctgagcagccgcgcaccgacgtggctttcaatctacgaggactgcagggtggtggagaagaggattgaggacttcactgagtcactcttcatcttgctcaagtctaagtggctggatggggcccccgacaactctggggacaagatcccactcctctgcatcctgtttgagaaggaggacttcatgggactggacacagacagcag ggccctgtga